The following proteins are encoded in a genomic region of Candidatus Zymogenaceae bacterium:
- a CDS encoding AraC family transcriptional regulator: MIEIKRYKPTHPILRNLIDTMWINSGELPALNHKLLPIKNIDLIINLSSQPVLLYDSNSEISLESCYFTGIMDHFKYSWERPAGNIELIGVSFFPTGFYPFFGIPLSEFKNNIIDLHVLDRTLSEQLVERVKEHKTVFGKFHTLEHELLKLLNINLIIDEKMNALISDFTKQEESHIESFCNIRGINKRKFERFANKILGVNPKAYLRINRFRKSLYALLHTEYNTLTELAYNCGYYDQMHFIKEFKLFTGSSPTQFLAEKKALRQICFFS, from the coding sequence ATGATTGAGATAAAAAGATACAAACCAACTCATCCAATACTGAGAAACTTGATTGACACTATGTGGATTAACAGCGGGGAACTGCCTGCCCTCAACCATAAGCTTCTCCCAATTAAAAACATCGACCTGATCATAAATCTCTCTTCTCAACCGGTATTACTGTATGACAGTAACTCGGAAATCAGTCTGGAGTCCTGCTATTTCACCGGCATCATGGATCATTTCAAGTATAGCTGGGAAAGGCCCGCTGGAAATATTGAACTCATCGGTGTTTCTTTTTTCCCCACCGGTTTTTATCCATTTTTTGGCATCCCACTGTCAGAATTTAAAAACAATATTATTGATTTGCATGTATTAGATAGGACTCTCTCTGAACAACTTGTCGAAAGAGTAAAAGAGCATAAAACAGTGTTTGGAAAATTTCATACGTTAGAACACGAACTTCTGAAGCTATTAAACATCAACCTGATCATCGATGAGAAGATGAATGCTCTTATTTCAGATTTCACAAAACAAGAAGAGTCTCACATTGAAAGCTTCTGTAATATTCGAGGCATCAATAAACGAAAATTTGAACGATTCGCCAACAAGATTCTTGGTGTTAATCCGAAAGCATATCTGAGAATCAATCGTTTTAGGAAATCACTATATGCTCTTTTACATACCGAATACAATACTTTGACGGAGCTGGCATACAATTGCGGCTATTATGATCAGATGCATTTTATCAAGGAGTTTAAACTCTTTACCGGTTCCTCTCCCACCCAATTTTTGGCTGAAAAAAAAGCCCTGCGACAGATCTGTTTTTTTAGTTAA
- a CDS encoding aldo/keto reductase, whose protein sequence is MPLVGFGTYQLSIDQAEFCVHEALKAGFKHIDSAEGYNNEEGTGRGIKAAGVSRDDIFVTTKLFPGYTQWGAPEKTYEQTIETLKNQLKQLQLDYVDLYLIHAPLSELRLEQWSALVELKKTGLTRHIGVANYDEERIKEILDAGLTKPEANQVEFHPMCAQVDLTRYMKENSIEPIAYSLLAPLSTWRAEEGQGGEVLAEIKEECQLVTHEIATKLKVTDAKLLLRWGLQHGYCVLTKSSKPERIRENLNLFDFEIPDTDMERLNRLNRNQAFAWAANGLNPMEVAPPLK, encoded by the coding sequence ATGCCTCTCGTGGGATTCGGCACCTATCAGCTATCAATCGACCAGGCCGAATTCTGTGTACATGAGGCGCTGAAAGCCGGATTTAAACATATCGATTCGGCCGAGGGCTACAATAATGAAGAGGGAACCGGTAGAGGGATAAAAGCTGCCGGAGTTTCAAGGGATGATATCTTTGTAACTACCAAGCTTTTTCCCGGATATACACAGTGGGGGGCTCCCGAAAAAACCTACGAACAGACCATTGAAACGCTGAAAAATCAGCTCAAACAGCTCCAGCTTGACTATGTTGATCTTTACCTGATACATGCCCCACTATCTGAACTGAGACTGGAACAGTGGAGCGCTTTGGTAGAGCTGAAAAAAACAGGGCTGACCAGGCATATTGGAGTGGCGAATTACGATGAAGAGAGAATTAAAGAGATTTTGGATGCAGGCCTGACGAAACCTGAGGCAAACCAGGTTGAATTTCATCCAATGTGTGCCCAGGTTGATTTGACCAGGTACATGAAGGAGAATTCAATCGAACCGATTGCATACAGCCTGCTTGCTCCCCTTTCAACCTGGCGGGCTGAAGAAGGACAGGGTGGAGAAGTTCTTGCCGAGATAAAAGAAGAATGCCAGTTGGTCACCCATGAAATTGCGACAAAACTGAAGGTGACAGACGCCAAACTGCTGTTGAGGTGGGGATTGCAGCACGGCTATTGTGTATTAACGAAAAGCAGTAAACCAGAGCGTATCCGGGAAAATCTAAATCTGTTTGATTTTGAAATTCCTGATACCGACATGGAGCGTTTGAATCGGCTCAATCGGAATCAAGCATTCGCTTGGGCGGCTAATGGTCTTAATCCGATGGAAGTCGCACCCCCCCTCAAGTAA
- a CDS encoding tautomerase family protein, with translation MPTITIALNKTSEEKKKQLVETLSKEAAEITEIPLEHFLVYVQEHPNENIGVGGKTLKEILG, from the coding sequence ATGCCGACCATAACCATCGCACTGAACAAAACCAGCGAAGAAAAAAAGAAGCAGCTTGTAGAAACCCTTTCAAAAGAAGCCGCTGAAATAACTGAAATACCCCTTGAACACTTTTTAGTCTATGTTCAGGAACATCCCAATGAAAATATCGGTGTTGGAGGCAAGACACTCAAAGAAATCTTGGGTTGA